The following nucleotide sequence is from Longimicrobium sp..
CGTCCCACGCGTGCCGGCATCCCGCGCTGCGCCAGCAGCTTGGCCTGCGCCCCGGCGGAGAGCACCTTGAGCACGTCCGGGCATCCGCGCGCCCGCGCGCGCCTGGCGTACTCGTTGAGCGCGCCGAAGAAGACGGGCGAGTTGGCCAGGTGCACGTCGCGCCCGGTGAGGCGCCCGTCGCGCGGGGCCTCCAGGCGGAGGGCGAGCTCGCCGGGGGCGGCGGGGGGCGCCTCTCCCGCGGGGTGGATGGAGTACACGGAGACGTCCGACCCGCGGCCGTAGTAGCGCACCCGCACGTCCAGCGGCTCGGTGACGTAGAAGAGCGTCGCCGAACGGGCGTCCGGGGGGAGGACGCCCGCGGAACGCCTCGCACCCCGTTCGAGCGTGTCTGCTGTGCCGGCGGGGCGAGCGTTCATCCTGCTTCCTGGCGGTGCGGAGACCGGGACGGGGGACCGAAGATCGGTCGTGAAGGGCGTGCCCGGCGGGGGTGCGCCCCAGGCACGCGGCCCTGGCACGACATCCCTACTGAGCAAGATAGATCCGAAAAAACGTTCTTCAAGATACCGTTCGAACGGAAACGGGCGCCGAACAAACGTCGCGCTCCGGGCCATGCGGGCGGCGGCGCGTCTACTCCGCGCCCCTTCCCAGCATGCCCGTGACTCCCCCCAGCCAGGGGTTGATGACCCGCCGCCTGCGCGCGCGCTCGTCGGTGTCGCGGCGGGGCGCGCGCAACACGTACTCGCGGATAACGGGAAGGATGCGCTCGTCGGCAGGCCTCCACTCCACCTCCGGCAGCAGCCCCGCCGGGATGGGCGCGTGAAGGATCTCGCGCGTCAGCCGCAGCGTCACCGCCACCAGCTTGGCCGCGTTCCAGGCGCGCGCCGTCGCCTCCACCCGCTCCCAGTCCACCCGCGGCTCCGCGCGCGCGGCCCAGGCGATGTCGCACAGCTTCTGGACGGTGATGTTGAAGCCGTGGTGAAAGGAGGCGTGCAGGCACAGGTGGAGGAGGAGGTCTTCGGGCGAGAACGCCAGCAGCTCCGCGTCGTGGAAGCCGGCCGGCCGCACCCGCGCCCACAGGTCGTCCATGCGCAGGGTGAAGGGGCTCGCCGGCGGTCCGCCCCCGCGCGGGTGCCCCACCGCGTCGATCGACCAGTGCAGCTCCACCTCGAGCTCCCCCTCCTTCTGCATGGGAACGAGGTGGTGGTTGCACGCGTACACCGGCTCCAGATGGGGGTGGTTCTCCGGACGGTAGCCCAGCTCCAGCAGGACGCGGTACGCGCGCTCGATGTCCGGGCGCGGCACCAGCAGGTCCACGTCCTCCATGCAGCGGAAGGCGGGGTCGCCGTACACGCCGCGCGCCAGGTACGCCCCCTTGAGCACCACCGCGGGGATTCCCGCCCCGCCCAGCTCGCGGGCCACTTCGGCCAGCCCCCGGTACATCCGCGCGTTCGAGCTCGAGGTGGCCGCGTACGCCTCCTCCATCGCCCGGGCGGCGGCGGGGGGCACCGCCAGCCCCGGCTCGTCGGCGAGCCGCGCGCCCACCAGCGGGGCCACTTCGTGACGGAGCGCCCGCGCCACCAGCACCTCCCATTCGGCGGCGGTCAGCGCGGCGAGCCGCTCCACGAGGGGCTCACCGGCTCGCAGCGACAGGCAGGCGGCCAGCAGGTCGCGGGGAGTGCCGCCCGCCACGTCCGCGTCCACCGGCTCGGCCAGCAACGGGATCTGCGCCATGGGGATACCTCTGTTTCGGTGGCCGGGTCACGCATCCCAGCCGCGCGGGCGGAGGGGGGCGGGAGCAAGAACTGGGGCGGGGCTACACTCATTGATCGTCGGGAGGAGGGGTGTGTCGCAAGCCACCGTTCGAACGGCGTGGGGCACCGAACGAACGCCCTACGTTGGCCGCGGGGCGCACGGAATCCGACGCTCGACACGGGGTCGACCGTCCTTTGTGGAACGAGCGTGCGCGCGCCGCACGCCCGCCCCGCCACGCCTTCCCACCCCGCCCGATGCGCCCCTACGACGCGGACGAGTTCGGCACGCTATTGCTGAAGCCGGACGGTGTGGAGTGGGGGATGGAGGGGGAGATGGCGCTGGCGTCGCTTCAGGCCTGATCCGCCGGCGGGTCAGTGCAGACGAGCATCCAGGGGCGGTCGGAGACACGGGTGAGGACGACGGTGGCGGCGCGGGCGCCGGTGAGCTTCAGCTTGCGCTGGATCTCGTCCACGTCCACCGCCGAGCCGCGCTTGCGGATGTCCACCACGCCGATGCCCGCCTCGCGCAGCACGTGGCGGAGCTGCTTGAGGTTCCAGGGGAGCGACGCCTCCACCCGCAGCGTGCGCCCGAACGGGGTGCGCACGTCGCGGTCGCAGGAGAGGAAGGCGATCTGCTCGTCGATCTTCCAGCAGTCCAGCGAGCGCGCCAGCTCTTCCACCGTGCCGGAGCGGGTTACGGCGGGGTCGGGGTCGATCAGGTAGTCGCCGGGCAGGCGGACTTCGACGGCGGGGCCATCTTCCGGCACCAGCGTGTCGCCGGAGGGGAGGAGGGTGGCGCGGCGGGCCACCGTGGACAGGGCGGGCGACCAGAGGACGGACTCCTTGAGCTCGCCGCCCTCGGACACGAACTCCACTTCCCAGCCGTCCGGCGCCAGCTCCAGCGGAAGTCCGGGCGCGGCCTTGATGCCGAGCGCCGTGCCGCGGGCGGCGAGGTCGAAGCACCATTCCAGCGACGGCTCGCCGCTCCCCGTCTGGAAGCGGCGTCCGCCGGCGCGGCGGGCGGGGTCCACGAAGGCGGCGGGGATGCCATCCAGCGAGAGGTCGCGCACGTCGGCGCAGACGCACTCCACCGACGCGCCCACGCCGTTGGCCTCCGCGTTTATGCACGCCAGCCGGCTGTGCACCGGGTCCAGGTCGGCGGCCAGCACCGAGCGCCCCTCCGCCAGCGCGATCAGGTCGCCCCCGATGCCGCTGCACAGGTCGGCCATGCGGTCGAAGCCTGCGTAGCGGCGCGCGTGGTTGCGCGCCATCCGCTCGGTGGAGGCCTGCTCCAGCGCGGGCGCGGTGAAGTACATCCGGTCCGCGTGGGTGAACTTCGCGCGGGCGCGGGCGCGGAGCTTCGCCTGCCCCACCGCGGCCTGGACGAGCTCCGGCGGATGCTTGTCGCGCAGACGCATGATGAGGCGGATCTCGTTGGCTGCCGTCAGCGGCTCCGCGGCGAGCTCCGCCATGAGCTCCTGCCCGGCGGGCGCCAGCAGCGCGCCGATCCACCCGGTCGGATCGTCCATCGGAGTCGCCTCGTGCGTCAGGCCGGCTGCTTCCTGTCCGACCCGCCGCCGAGCCGGGACAGCACCGCCTCCTGCTCGGCGGCGCGCTGCTCCAGGCGCGAGCGCTCCAGCACCAGATCGGTCACTTCCACGCTCACGCTCAGCACGCCGTTCACCCGGCCGTCCACCGAGAAGAGGGGCTGGTAGCTGAAGTTGAAGAACCCGTGGTGCAGGGTTCCGTCGCCGTTGCGGTCGAAGGCGATGGGGACCTCGCTGCCCTGGAACGGCTCGCCGGAGGTGTACACGCCGTCCAGGATCTCGAACAGCCCCTGACCCTCCAGTTCCGGGAGCACCGAGCGGACCGTCTTCCCCTCCAGGTCCCGTCCACCCAGCAGCTGCCGCGCGAACTGGTTCACGATCTCCACGCGGTGGTCGGGGCCGCGAATGACGCTGATGGCCACGGGCGCCAGGTCGATCACCTCGCGCACCGCTTCGCGCACCGTCTCCTGCTGCCGTGCGCGGGTCACGTCGGTGACGTCGCGCATCACCAGGAGGATGCCGTCGCCGGAGGGGATGGCCGTCACCTCGTGCCAGGCGTAGCGCGGCGGGTGGAAGACCTTGAAGTGCCGGGCCAGCCGCCCCGTGGCCACCGCGCGCAGGTCCCGCTCGGCCGGCGAGCCCACCAAGTAGGGAAAGATCTCCCACCACCCCTGCCCCACCAGGTCCGCGCACCGCTTCCCCAGCAGGAGCTCGGCGCGCCCGTTGGCGTACGCTACGCGGAACTCAGCGTCCAACCCGACCACGCCATCCGACACGTGCTCGAGCGCGTCCTCGATCTTCATCTCGTCCCTTTGACTTCGTGGCCCGCAACGAGACGCGAAGTTGGCCCCGCGGGGCACCGGGGGCAAGGGCGGGCCCCCCGCGCGGAGGGTGTCGCCGGTCCGGCCCCCGACTTGCCATCACCCCGGCGTCCGGCATCGGCGGGACCGAAATCGATCAACGGAGTGAACCAGTGGACATCAAGGTATTGCCGGGGAGCCGCTCCCCTTTGGGCGCTACGTGGGACGGCGAGGGAGTCAACTTCGCCCTCTTCTCCGAGAACGCGACGGACGTGGAGGTCTGCCTGTACGACCCGGCCGACCACAACGTGGAGACGGCGCGCGTTCGCCTGCGCGACACCACGGCGCACGTGTGGCACGGCTACATCCCGGGGCTGAAGCCGGGGCAGCCGTACGCCTTCCGCGTGGAGGGGCCGTACGAGCCGGCGCAGGGGCTGCGCTTCAACCCGCACAAGCTCGTCCTCGATCCCTACACCCGCGCCGTCGCCGGCAAGGTGGACTGGGCCCCGGAGGTCTTCGGCTACCCCCTGGGCGACCCCGCCGAGGACATGGCGCGCGACGAGCGCGACAGCTCCGCGCAGATGCCGCGCGGCATCGTGGTGGACCCGGCGTTCGACTGGAAGGGCGACCGGCGGCCCCGCACCCCGTGGCACCGCACGGTCATCTACGAGGCGCACGTCAAGGGACTCACCGCCCTGCATCCTGACGTGCCTGAGGAGCTGCGCGGCACCTACGCGGGCGTGGCGCACCCGGCCGTCGTGGAGCACCTCAAGTCCATCGGCGTCACGGCGCTGGAGCTGCTCCCCATCCACGACTTCGTGGACGACGGCTACCTGATCGACAAGGGGCTGACCAACTACTGGGGGTACAGCACCCTCAACTTCTTCTCGCCGGACGCGCGCTACTCCGGGAGCGGCGACCGCGGCGGGCAGGTGAACGAGTTCAAGGAGATGGTGCGGGCGCTGCACGCGGCCGGCATCGAGCTGATCCTGGACGTGGTGTACAACCACACCGCCGAGGGGAACCACCTGGGGCCGACGCTGTCGTTCAAGGGAATCGACAACCCCACGTACTACCGGCTGATGAAGGACGATCCCCGCTTCTACATGGACTACACGGGGACGGGCAACTCGCTGAACGCGCGCCACCCGCAGGTCATCAAGCTGATCAACGACTCGCTGCGCTACTGGGTGCAGGAGATGCACGTGGACGGCTTCCGGTTCGACCTGGCGTCCACGCTGGCGCGCGAGGAGCACGCGGTGGACCGGCTGTCGTCGTTCTTCGACGTGATCCACCAGGACCCGGTGCTCAGCGAGGTGAAGCTGATCGCGGAGCCGTGGGACATCGGCGAGGGCGGCTACCAGGTGGGGAACTTCCCCGTGCTGTGGACGGAGTGGAACGGCAAGTACCGCGACGACGTGCGCACCTTCTGGCGCAGCGAGCCGGGCACCATCAACGAGATGGCGTACCGCCTCACCGGCTCCAGCGACCTGTACGGCGACGACGGGCGCAAGGCGTACGCGAGCATCAACTTCATCACCGCGCACGACGGCTTCACGCTGCACGACCTGGTGTCGTACAACGAGAAGCACAACGAGGCCAACGGCGAGGAGAACCGCGACGGCCACGACCACAACATCTCCTACAACTTCGGCGCGGAAGGGCCCACCGACGACCCGGCGATCCTGGCCGAGCGCGAGAAGCAGAAGCGCAACTTCCTGGCGACGCTCCTCCTGTCGCAGGGCGTCCCGATGATCTGCGGCGGCGACGAGATGGGGCGCACCCAGAACGGCAACAACAACGCCTACTGCCAGGACAACGAGATCTCCTGGCTGCACTGGGACCTGGACGAGAACAACCAGGACCTGCTGGAGTTCACGCGCCGCGTGGCGACCCTGCGCCGCGAGCACCCGGTGTTCCGGCGCCGCCACTTCTTCCAGGGCCGCAAGATCCGCGGATCGGAGCTGGAGGACATCCGCTGGCTGCGCCCGGACGGCGAGGAGATGACGGACGAGGAGTGGAACAGCGACGTGCGCGCGTTCGCCATCCTGCTGGGCGGCGACGCGATGATGGAGTGGGACGAGCAGGGCGAGCGGGTGGTGGACGACACCTTCCTCCTTCTCTTCAACGGCGCACCGGAGCCGGCCGCCTTCACCCTTCCGGGCACCCCCACCCCCGCGAACTGGGAGGTGATGGTCGACACCAGCCGCCCCGCCGCGGAGCAGGAGCCCCGCAAGCAGGCCCCCCAGTCGTCGCTGGAGATGCCCGGCCGGTCGATGATGGTGCTGCGGAGGCTGGAGGAGCGGTAGGGGGCCCTCACCCCCGCTCGTTCCTCGCTGCGGCCCCCACCCCCCGGCCCCCTCCCCCGCCTGCGGGGGCGCAGGGCGGGTGAGGGGGAGAACACCTGTCCGCCATGCGCAGATTCGGTAGGTAGGGGCGCGATTCATCGCGCCCGTGCCTGCCGCCACGCCAACGCCCGCCGCCGCAAACCGCCACCCGGTAGGGGCAGACCTGCGTGTCTGCCCTCCCTTCTCGCCCCGCAATCCCGACTACGCGCGCCGTGCCCGCTGTTCCACCGTTCCGCCGCTGTCCCCAATGGCGCTCTGCGTAGCGACCCGCCACATTTCCGGCGCGGGCGAGGGCAACGCAAAATCACGCGAGGAGCAATGAATCTGGAGATCGTAGGCGCCCTGATGGATTTCGGTTCGGGGCGCCGTGGGGTGGACATGGGGCCGAGCGCAATTCGATACGCGGGGCTGCAGGAGCGGCTGGAGGCGCTGGGGCACACGGTTACGGACCGCGGCAACATCGGGGTGCCGCCCAGCGAGACGCTGCAGACGGGCGACCCCAAGCTCAAGTACCTGGAGCCGATCCTCTCCGTCTGCCAGCGGCTGGCGGATCAGGTGGCGGAGAGCACGCGCCAGGAATCGGTGACGCTGGTGCTGGGCGGCGACCACGCCATCTCGCTGGGGAGCGTGTCCGGCGCGACGCGCGGGCGGAACCTGGGGCTGATCTGGCTGGACGCGCACGGCGACTTCAACACGCACGAGACCACGCCCACCGGCAACATCCACGGAATGCCGCTGGCGGCGCTCTGCGGGATCGGGCACGAGCACCTGGTGACGCTGGGCGGCACCGCCGACACCACGCCCAAGATCCTCCCCAAGAACGTGGCCGTCGTGGGCGCGCGCGACCTGGACACCACCGAGCGCGACCTGATGCGCGAGGCCGGGATCGCCGTGTACTCCATGGAGGCCGTCGACCGCTACGGCATCGGCGAGGTCATACGCCGCGCCATCGACAGCGCGTCCCTGGGCACGGACGGCATCTACGTGAGCCTGGACCTGGACGTGATCGACCCGATGTACGCCCCCGGCGTGGGCACCCCGGTCCCGGGCGGCCTCACCTACCGCGAAGCCCACCTCGCCGCCGAGATGCTGGCCGAGACGGGCCGCATCGTGGGCCTGGACCTGGTGGAGGTCAACCCCATCCTCGACCGCAGCAACGCCACCGCGGACCTGGCGGTGGAGCTGGCGTTGTCGGCGCTGGGGAAGCGGGTTTGGGGGACGGTGTAGGGGGGAAGTGCGTTAGTGCGTGAGTGCGTTAGTGCGGAACGGCGGAGGAGCGGGCGCGGGAAGGCGGGGGTCGGCGTGCGGGCGGGCACGGGCAGCCACGTGGGGCTGCCCCTACGAATTCGGGGTGCTGGGGCAGGCGGTGGTGCGAAGTCGGGCACGGGCGCGATAAATCGCGCCCCTACAAGACCCGTGCGTTCCATAGCCCCCTCTCTCGATAACAGCGAGGGCGCAGCCCTCTCCTGTTATCGGGAGAGGGGGCAGTCGAGTGTAACGAGACGGGGGTGAGGGCCCTCCGCCCTCCTCACCCAAACCCCTCCACCTGCTCCAGCACCTTTTCCGGCTCCGCGGCCAGGATCACCACCACGTCGCCGTCGCCGATCATGCGCAGCGCGTGGGAGATGGCCTCGGTCTCGTCGAGCACCGTTTCGTAGCGCTCGGGGGGGAGGCCGCCGGATTCAAGCCCTTCGGCCAGGATGCGCATCGCGTCGCCGACGGGGCGTCCGCGGCGGTAGGCCTCGTTTTCCTTGAGGACGACGTGGTCCAGGGCGGCGAAGATGGAGCCGATCTCGCGCATGTCCTCGTCGCGCCGATCGCCGGCGATGCTCAGGACGCCGATCCGCCGCCGCGCATCCATGCGCACCACGAAGTCGATCAGGCCGCGCACGCCGGCCGGGTTGTGCGCGTAGTCCACCACCACCTTGCCGCCGCGCACCGGCAGCACGTTCAGCCGCCCCGGCGTCGCGGCGCGCGAGGGGACGAAGGTGCGCAGCGCTTCCGCGATGTTGACGGGCGGGACGGCCTGCGCGTGCGCCACCGCAGTCGCCGCCAGGATGTTCTCGAGCTGGAAGCGCGCGGCGCCGCCCATCGTCAGCGGCACGTCCGCGACCGCGACCACCGGGAGCCGCTCCGAGCCCAGGCGCAGCACGATGCTCTCCCCCCCATCCTCCGGCTCGACGGTGACGGCCGCGCCGCCGGATGCCAGGTGCTCGGCCACGGCGGGGTTCTCCTCACCTTTGATCGAGATTAGCACCACGTCGCCGCGGGTGCGGGAGCGCATGGCGAGGACGAGCGGATCGTCCGCGTTGAGCACGGCGTGGCCGCCGGGGGCGACGGCGGCGGCGATCACCGCCTTCACCTCCGCGAGCTGCTCCAGCGTGTGGATGCCGCGCTGGCCCATGTGGTCGGCCGACACGTTGAGCACCACGCCCACGTCGCAGCTCTCGAAGCCCAACCCCGACTTCAGGATGCCGCCGCGCGCCGTCTCCAGCACCGCCACGTCGACGCGCGGATCGGAGAGCACCACGTTGGCGGCAAAGGGGCCCGTGAGGTCGCCCTCCATCAGCAAGACGTCCTGGTAGTAGACGCCGTCCGTGGTGGTGAAGCCGACCCGCCGCCCCGTGTGCCGGAAGAGGTGCGCGATCAGGCGCGTTGTCGTCGTCTTCCCGTTCGTCCCCGTGACGGCGATCACCGGGATGCGCGTCTCGCTGCCCGGCGGGTAGAGCATGTCCAGGATGGCGCCGGGAACGTCGCGCGGCGTGCCCACGTCCGGGTCGGTGTGCATCCGGATGCCGGGCGACGCGTTGACCTCGATGATCGCCGCGCAGTTCTCGTCGAAGGGGACGCCCACGTCGTCCGTCAGCACGTCCACGCCAGCGATGTCCAGCCCCACCGCCGCCGCCGCGAACTCGCACAGGGCGCGGTTGCGGGGGTGGATCTCGTCGGTGCGGTCGATGGAGGTGCCGCCGGTGGAGATGTTCGCCGTCCCGCGCAACTGCACCTGCTCCCCCGCTTCCGGAACGGAGTCCAGCGTGCGGCCGGTGCGCGCCAGGAAGCGCTCCGTGAGGTCGTCCAGCGGGAGCGGGACGAGGGGCGATGCGGGATCGTGCGGGTCGCGCTTGGGGTTGCGGTTCTCCTCCTCCGCCAGCTCGCGGATGCTGCGCGTCCCATCCCCGACGACGTGTGCGGGGACGCGCTCCGAGACGGCGACCACCCGCCCGTCCACCACCACGACGCGGTGGTCGCGCCCGGTGACGAAGCGCTCCACGATCACCCGCGGATGCTCGGCCACGACGATGGTCCACGCGGCGCGCACGGCGGCCTCCGTGTCCAGCCGACCCGAGATGCCGCGGCCGTCGTTCGCGTCCAGCGGCTTGAGGAGGACGGGATAGCCGAGGTCCTCCGCCAGCTCGACCGCGTCGTCCAGCGAGGTGACCACCTCGCCCTCAGGGACGGCGAGGCCAATGCGCTCCAGGATCTCCTTGGTGCGGTGCTTGTCCGAGGTGATGTCGGTGGCGATGACGCTGGTGAAGTCCGTCATCGCCGCGTCCAGCCGCCGCAGGTTGCGCCCAAGGCCGAGCTGCACCACGCGGTCGCCGGGCGTCCGACGCACCGGGATGCCGCGGCGGCGCGCTTCCGCGATCAGCACCGAGCCGGTGGGGCCGGGGTGCGAGCGCGCGTACACGCCGCGCAGCTCTTTGACCACTTTGTCCACTCTCACGCTCTCGCCGCGGATGCACTCGCGCACCACGGCGGCGGCTTCGCGCAGGGCTTCGATGCCGAGATCCTCTTCGTCGAAGCCCAACGCCAGCACGGCGGGGTCGTCGCCGGCGGCGGGGGCGATGCGGCAGAAGGCAGGCGGCGAGCCGGCCTGCGCCTGGAGCACCGACGCCACGCGCGCGATCACCTCGGGCCAAGTCGATCCATCGCCCGCCTCTACGGAGGGGAGAACGGTGCGCAGCCGCTCCGCGAAGCCCTCCACCGCCGCGCACGTCGTCCCGACGAGCTCGCCCTCCTCCACCTCGGCGACGGCGGCGGGGCCGGGCGACCACAGGCTGCGGCCGCGCAGGGCCCCGACGCCGCGCAGCCGGAGCCCGTCCGCCAGGTCGCGCGGATCAGACGGCATCGGCGGGCTCCCGCTCGTCCGCGCCGCGCAGCACGCCCTCGCGGATCACCGCGACCTCGTCGCTTCCCGGGTCCGCGCCGCGGCGCACGGTGTACGATGCGGGGAGCCCCTCCTCCAGCGACGTGCGCCCCGCGTCGTCCCGCTCCATCGCCTCGGGCTCGGGGTGGACGAAGCATCCATCCGCCTCCACCACCACCCGGGCCGTGTAGTCCGCCAGGTCGCCGACCGACGCGGTGGCGCCGCCTTCGAGGTCGAGCGGCGTGGCGAAGTTAGCGCCGACGTCCGCGCGAAAGGGCTCCAGCCCCGGCACCACCACGCTCCCGCCGCGCACGAGCAGGTCGAAGACGTGGGTGTCGTTCTCCTCCAGCGTCTCGTACTCCTCCACCGGCACCTGCTCGTAGCTCCCGTCCGCCAGCGCCTCCAGCGCGGTCAGGACGGCGACGAAGCTGAGCTTGCGCAGGAACTGCTTCTCCGGATCGCCCGGCCAGTAGCCGCACTCCAGCAGCAGAGAGGCGGCGCCGGAGCGCTGGGTGTACTCGCCCGAGCCGGTGGGGTTGTATTCTTCCTGGAAGCGCGCCACGCGTCCCTCCGCCAGCGGCTCCACGGCGCGGCGGATGGCGCCGCACAGCCGCTTCGCGCGGATGCGCCGCTCGTCGTCCTCCATCTCCGGATTGCCCGGCGTGGCCAGCATGGCGAGCGCCGTGATCGCGCCCTTCTTCCCCACCCGCTTGCGCACGTCCTGGTCGTGCAGGGTTAGGACGAAGCCGGGG
It contains:
- a CDS encoding nucleotidyltransferase family protein gives rise to the protein MAQIPLLAEPVDADVAGGTPRDLLAACLSLRAGEPLVERLAALTAAEWEVLVARALRHEVAPLVGARLADEPGLAVPPAAARAMEEAYAATSSSNARMYRGLAEVARELGGAGIPAVVLKGAYLARGVYGDPAFRCMEDVDLLVPRPDIERAYRVLLELGYRPENHPHLEPVYACNHHLVPMQKEGELEVELHWSIDAVGHPRGGGPPASPFTLRMDDLWARVRPAGFHDAELLAFSPEDLLLHLCLHASFHHGFNITVQKLCDIAWAARAEPRVDWERVEATARAWNAAKLVAVTLRLTREILHAPIPAGLLPEVEWRPADERILPVIREYVLRAPRRDTDERARRRRVINPWLGGVTGMLGRGAE
- a CDS encoding class I SAM-dependent methyltransferase, which gives rise to MDDPTGWIGALLAPAGQELMAELAAEPLTAANEIRLIMRLRDKHPPELVQAAVGQAKLRARARAKFTHADRMYFTAPALEQASTERMARNHARRYAGFDRMADLCSGIGGDLIALAEGRSVLAADLDPVHSRLACINAEANGVGASVECVCADVRDLSLDGIPAAFVDPARRAGGRRFQTGSGEPSLEWCFDLAARGTALGIKAAPGLPLELAPDGWEVEFVSEGGELKESVLWSPALSTVARRATLLPSGDTLVPEDGPAVEVRLPGDYLIDPDPAVTRSGTVEELARSLDCWKIDEQIAFLSCDRDVRTPFGRTLRVEASLPWNLKQLRHVLREAGIGVVDIRKRGSAVDVDEIQRKLKLTGARAATVVLTRVSDRPWMLVCTDPPADQA
- a CDS encoding PAS domain-containing protein, producing the protein MKIEDALEHVSDGVVGLDAEFRVAYANGRAELLLGKRCADLVGQGWWEIFPYLVGSPAERDLRAVATGRLARHFKVFHPPRYAWHEVTAIPSGDGILLVMRDVTDVTRARQQETVREAVREVIDLAPVAISVIRGPDHRVEIVNQFARQLLGGRDLEGKTVRSVLPELEGQGLFEILDGVYTSGEPFQGSEVPIAFDRNGDGTLHHGFFNFSYQPLFSVDGRVNGVLSVSVEVTDLVLERSRLEQRAAEQEAVLSRLGGGSDRKQPA
- the glgX gene encoding glycogen debranching protein GlgX, with the protein product MDIKVLPGSRSPLGATWDGEGVNFALFSENATDVEVCLYDPADHNVETARVRLRDTTAHVWHGYIPGLKPGQPYAFRVEGPYEPAQGLRFNPHKLVLDPYTRAVAGKVDWAPEVFGYPLGDPAEDMARDERDSSAQMPRGIVVDPAFDWKGDRRPRTPWHRTVIYEAHVKGLTALHPDVPEELRGTYAGVAHPAVVEHLKSIGVTALELLPIHDFVDDGYLIDKGLTNYWGYSTLNFFSPDARYSGSGDRGGQVNEFKEMVRALHAAGIELILDVVYNHTAEGNHLGPTLSFKGIDNPTYYRLMKDDPRFYMDYTGTGNSLNARHPQVIKLINDSLRYWVQEMHVDGFRFDLASTLAREEHAVDRLSSFFDVIHQDPVLSEVKLIAEPWDIGEGGYQVGNFPVLWTEWNGKYRDDVRTFWRSEPGTINEMAYRLTGSSDLYGDDGRKAYASINFITAHDGFTLHDLVSYNEKHNEANGEENRDGHDHNISYNFGAEGPTDDPAILAEREKQKRNFLATLLLSQGVPMICGGDEMGRTQNGNNNAYCQDNEISWLHWDLDENNQDLLEFTRRVATLRREHPVFRRRHFFQGRKIRGSELEDIRWLRPDGEEMTDEEWNSDVRAFAILLGGDAMMEWDEQGERVVDDTFLLLFNGAPEPAAFTLPGTPTPANWEVMVDTSRPAAEQEPRKQAPQSSLEMPGRSMMVLRRLEER
- the rocF gene encoding arginase, with the translated sequence MNLEIVGALMDFGSGRRGVDMGPSAIRYAGLQERLEALGHTVTDRGNIGVPPSETLQTGDPKLKYLEPILSVCQRLADQVAESTRQESVTLVLGGDHAISLGSVSGATRGRNLGLIWLDAHGDFNTHETTPTGNIHGMPLAALCGIGHEHLVTLGGTADTTPKILPKNVAVVGARDLDTTERDLMREAGIAVYSMEAVDRYGIGEVIRRAIDSASLGTDGIYVSLDLDVIDPMYAPGVGTPVPGGLTYREAHLAAEMLAETGRIVGLDLVEVNPILDRSNATADLAVELALSALGKRVWGTV
- the cphA gene encoding cyanophycin synthetase is translated as MPSDPRDLADGLRLRGVGALRGRSLWSPGPAAVAEVEEGELVGTTCAAVEGFAERLRTVLPSVEAGDGSTWPEVIARVASVLQAQAGSPPAFCRIAPAAGDDPAVLALGFDEEDLGIEALREAAAVVRECIRGESVRVDKVVKELRGVYARSHPGPTGSVLIAEARRRGIPVRRTPGDRVVQLGLGRNLRRLDAAMTDFTSVIATDITSDKHRTKEILERIGLAVPEGEVVTSLDDAVELAEDLGYPVLLKPLDANDGRGISGRLDTEAAVRAAWTIVVAEHPRVIVERFVTGRDHRVVVVDGRVVAVSERVPAHVVGDGTRSIRELAEEENRNPKRDPHDPASPLVPLPLDDLTERFLARTGRTLDSVPEAGEQVQLRGTANISTGGTSIDRTDEIHPRNRALCEFAAAAVGLDIAGVDVLTDDVGVPFDENCAAIIEVNASPGIRMHTDPDVGTPRDVPGAILDMLYPPGSETRIPVIAVTGTNGKTTTTRLIAHLFRHTGRRVGFTTTDGVYYQDVLLMEGDLTGPFAANVVLSDPRVDVAVLETARGGILKSGLGFESCDVGVVLNVSADHMGQRGIHTLEQLAEVKAVIAAAVAPGGHAVLNADDPLVLAMRSRTRGDVVLISIKGEENPAVAEHLASGGAAVTVEPEDGGESIVLRLGSERLPVVAVADVPLTMGGAARFQLENILAATAVAHAQAVPPVNIAEALRTFVPSRAATPGRLNVLPVRGGKVVVDYAHNPAGVRGLIDFVVRMDARRRIGVLSIAGDRRDEDMREIGSIFAALDHVVLKENEAYRRGRPVGDAMRILAEGLESGGLPPERYETVLDETEAISHALRMIGDGDVVVILAAEPEKVLEQVEGFG
- a CDS encoding M14 family zinc carboxypeptidase, with amino-acid sequence MTFDAERDLLHEAYALPALTHRKFTHAELWQILGTLVEEAGCLSREEIGRSAEDRPLYAVRFGSGPLRVLLFSQMHGDEPSHTMGLADLLCYFAREPDDERVHRIAEGLTIAAIPMLNPDGAERFIRTNAQGIDINRDARAWRTPEMQAFKRFHDDFRPGFVLTLHDQDVRKRVGKKGAITALAMLATPGNPEMEDDERRIRAKRLCGAIRRAVEPLAEGRVARFQEEYNPTGSGEYTQRSGAASLLLECGYWPGDPEKQFLRKLSFVAVLTALEALADGSYEQVPVEEYETLEENDTHVFDLLVRGGSVVVPGLEPFRADVGANFATPLDLEGGATASVGDLADYTARVVVEADGCFVHPEPEAMERDDAGRTSLEEGLPASYTVRRGADPGSDEVAVIREGVLRGADEREPADAV